One genomic region from Cellulomonas hominis encodes:
- the pepN gene encoding aminopeptidase N: MPAENLTRDEARTRAALVDVQSYDVTLDLTTGPATFGSTTTVRFTSREAGASTFLDLIAPSVHRVVLNGVELDPSDVVADSRIRLDGLAAENEVVVVADCAYMNTGEGLHRFVDPVDDEVYLYSQFEVADSRRVFAVFEQPDLKATFAFTVTAPAHWVVVSNSPEAGAPVPVEGGANRNGGADHGSATWTFEPTPRISSYITAVVAGPYHHEHGELTSSDGRTIPLGVYCRGSLAQHLDTDNILDITRAGFAFYEEQFAFPYPFAKYDQLFVPEFNAGAMENAGAVTFLESYVFRSKVPEATVERRAVTILHELAHMWFGDLVTMRWWDDLWLNESFAEFASTLATAEATRWTSAWTTFSSLEKGWAYRQDQLPSTHPIAADIRDLEDVEVNFDGITYAKGASVLKQLVAWVGQDQFFAGVRQYFQKHAWGNTELRDLLTELEATSGRDLSAWSALWLEQSGVTLLRPEIASEIGADGVERITALAVRQEVPETHPVQRPHRLVVGGYDVVDGRLERVQRVELDVDGERTEVPALVGEKRPDLLLLNDDDLAYAKVRLDERSLATAIAHLGGFTQSLPRTLVWAAVWDATRDGETPARDYVDLLLGNIAHETDSSVVLVLLRQLHTALDLYVAAEHRTATEVAAADRLWTLATDAPGGSDTQLQLVKAFALRASTPEQLDAVAALLDGGTRLDGLSIDTDLRWELLTSLVTGGRAGAAEIDAQLEADPTATGQRAAAAARAAIPTADAKAAAWAAVVESDALPNALQAATIGGFGRVHDRALLRPYVAPYFEVLETVWAGKTNEMAQNIVTGLYPTELADDAEADVAGATDAWLAAHPDAAPALRRLVVEARDGVRRTLAAQAADRHYHEV; encoded by the coding sequence CACCCGGGCCGCCCTGGTGGACGTCCAGTCGTACGACGTGACGCTCGACCTGACCACGGGGCCGGCGACCTTCGGGTCGACCACGACCGTGCGCTTCACCAGCCGCGAGGCCGGGGCGAGCACGTTCCTGGACCTGATCGCCCCGTCCGTGCACCGCGTCGTGCTGAACGGCGTCGAGCTCGACCCGTCCGACGTGGTCGCCGACTCCCGCATCCGGCTGGACGGGCTGGCCGCCGAGAACGAGGTCGTCGTCGTCGCCGACTGCGCCTACATGAACACCGGCGAGGGCCTGCACCGGTTCGTCGACCCGGTCGACGACGAGGTGTACCTGTACTCGCAGTTCGAGGTCGCCGACTCCCGCCGCGTGTTCGCGGTGTTCGAGCAGCCCGACCTCAAGGCGACCTTCGCCTTCACGGTCACCGCCCCGGCGCACTGGGTCGTCGTGTCCAACTCCCCCGAGGCCGGCGCCCCGGTCCCGGTCGAGGGCGGCGCGAACCGCAACGGCGGCGCGGACCACGGCTCCGCGACGTGGACGTTCGAGCCCACCCCGCGGATCTCGTCCTACATCACCGCGGTCGTCGCGGGCCCGTACCACCACGAGCACGGCGAGCTCACGTCGAGCGACGGCCGCACGATCCCCCTCGGCGTGTACTGCCGCGGCTCGCTGGCCCAGCACCTCGACACCGACAACATCCTCGACATCACGCGCGCCGGCTTCGCGTTCTACGAGGAGCAGTTCGCGTTCCCGTACCCGTTCGCGAAGTACGACCAGCTGTTCGTCCCGGAGTTCAACGCGGGCGCGATGGAGAACGCCGGCGCGGTGACGTTCCTCGAGTCGTACGTGTTCCGGTCCAAGGTGCCGGAGGCCACGGTCGAGCGCCGCGCGGTGACGATCCTGCACGAGCTCGCGCACATGTGGTTCGGCGACCTCGTCACCATGCGCTGGTGGGACGACCTGTGGCTGAACGAGTCGTTCGCGGAGTTCGCGTCGACCCTGGCGACCGCCGAGGCGACCCGCTGGACCTCCGCCTGGACGACGTTCTCCTCGCTGGAGAAGGGCTGGGCGTACCGGCAGGACCAGCTGCCCTCCACGCACCCGATCGCCGCGGACATCCGCGACCTCGAGGACGTCGAGGTGAACTTCGACGGCATCACCTACGCCAAGGGCGCGAGCGTCCTCAAGCAGCTCGTCGCGTGGGTCGGCCAGGACCAGTTCTTCGCCGGCGTCCGGCAGTACTTCCAGAAGCACGCGTGGGGCAACACCGAGCTGCGCGACCTGCTGACCGAGCTCGAGGCCACCTCCGGCCGCGACCTGTCCGCGTGGTCCGCGCTGTGGCTCGAGCAGTCCGGGGTCACCCTGCTCCGCCCGGAGATCGCCTCCGAGATCGGCGCGGACGGCGTCGAGCGCATCACCGCGCTGGCCGTGCGCCAGGAGGTGCCCGAGACGCACCCCGTCCAGCGCCCGCACCGCCTGGTGGTGGGCGGCTACGACGTCGTCGACGGCCGCCTGGAGCGCGTGCAGCGCGTCGAGCTCGACGTGGACGGCGAGCGCACCGAGGTCCCCGCGCTGGTCGGCGAGAAGCGCCCCGACCTGCTGCTGCTCAACGACGACGACCTGGCGTACGCGAAGGTCCGGCTGGACGAGCGGTCGCTCGCGACGGCCATCGCGCACCTCGGCGGCTTCACGCAGTCGCTGCCCCGCACGCTCGTGTGGGCGGCGGTCTGGGACGCCACCCGCGACGGCGAGACCCCGGCGCGCGACTACGTCGACCTGCTGCTCGGCAACATCGCCCACGAGACCGACTCCTCCGTCGTCCTCGTCCTGCTGCGCCAGCTGCACACCGCGCTCGACCTGTACGTCGCCGCCGAGCACCGCACCGCGACCGAGGTGGCCGCGGCCGACCGGCTGTGGACCCTCGCGACCGACGCCCCCGGCGGCAGCGACACCCAGCTCCAGCTCGTCAAGGCCTTCGCGCTGCGCGCCTCGACCCCCGAGCAGCTCGACGCGGTCGCGGCGCTGCTGGACGGCGGCACCCGGCTGGACGGCCTGTCCATCGACACCGACCTGCGCTGGGAGCTGCTGACCTCGCTGGTCACCGGCGGCCGCGCCGGTGCGGCCGAGATCGACGCGCAGCTCGAGGCCGACCCGACCGCGACCGGCCAGCGCGCCGCCGCGGCCGCCCGCGCCGCGATCCCCACGGCCGACGCCAAGGCCGCCGCCTGGGCCGCCGTCGTGGAGTCCGACGCCCTGCCGAACGCGCTGCAGGCCGCGACGATCGGCGGCTTCGGCCGGGTGCACGACCGCGCGCTGCTGCGGCCGTACGTCGCGCCGTACTTCGAGGTCCTCGAGACGGTCTGGGCCGGCAAGACGAACGAGATGGCCCAGAACATCGTCACCGGCCTGTACCCGACGGAGCTCGCGGACGACGCCGAGGCGGACGTCGCCGGCGCCACGGACGCCTGGCTCGCGGCGCACCCCGACGCGGCCCCCGCGCTGCGCCGGCTGGTGGTGGAGGCCCGCGACGGCGTGCGCCGGACCCTCGCGGCCCAGGCCGCGGACCGGCACTACCACGAGGTCTGA
- a CDS encoding toxin, with protein sequence MPARPAVAPPRRVRVVGNSGAGKTTFARALACRLGVPHRELDEVFWGPGWVTKDPDVARGILRDFLDGAPDGWVVDGNWNDARQGLADDADAVLWLDYPRPVVMARVLRRTVARAVLRRPVYHGNRESLTSLLRTDPEQNIVLWAWTEHAAYRERYQRLAASGEVPVVRLPSPRAARRWLASLPPA encoded by the coding sequence GTGCCCGCACGTCCTGCCGTCGCGCCGCCGCGCCGTGTCCGCGTCGTCGGCAACTCCGGCGCCGGGAAGACGACGTTCGCCCGCGCGCTCGCGTGCCGGCTCGGCGTGCCGCACCGGGAGCTGGACGAGGTGTTCTGGGGCCCGGGCTGGGTCACGAAGGACCCCGACGTCGCCCGCGGGATCCTGCGGGACTTCCTCGACGGCGCGCCCGACGGGTGGGTGGTCGACGGCAACTGGAACGACGCCCGGCAGGGGCTGGCCGACGACGCGGACGCCGTGCTGTGGCTCGACTACCCGCGGCCCGTGGTGATGGCCCGGGTGCTGCGCAGGACGGTCGCGCGTGCGGTGCTGCGGCGGCCGGTCTACCACGGCAACCGGGAGTCGCTGACGTCGCTGCTGCGCACCGACCCCGAGCAGAACATCGTGCTGTGGGCGTGGACGGAGCACGCGGCGTACCGGGAGCGGTACCAGCGCCTCGCGGCGTCGGGGGAGGTGCCGGTGGTGCGGCTCCCGAGCCCGCGGGCGGCCCGCCGCTGGCTCGCGTCGCTCCCGCCGGCCTGA
- the malQ gene encoding 4-alpha-glucanotransferase — protein MAEDTPPPSESLVRLAQAHGVAPEFQEFNGGMRRVPATTLVAVLGALGVDATSPERVEVALRHAEDAPWRRVLPPVTVLRQSQEAHVPVHVTHGDPVQAWIELDAAEGHGRRAAGAEPARVDLEQADVYVEPRTVDGREVGRATFVVPPGLPLGWHLLRATGPSGDAAAPLAVTPDRLELPAALDEKRAWGLMVQLYSVRSSRSWGAGDLRDLADLAWLSGHEAGAQFLLVNPLHAAEPVPPVTPSPYLPTTRRFVNPLYLRVEDVDETAYLSSADRALVEWSAEQALALDADEGPIDRDVVWAAKKAALDVVFAVPRSAARQSAFEDFRRREGRGLEDFALWCALVEQHGPGPWPADLRDPAAPGALRARTELADRVEFFCWLQWLADEQLATVQRTAHGAGMSLGVMHDLAVGVHPSGADVWALGGVLARGASVGAPPDMYNQQGQDWSQPPWHPEELARVAYRPYRDMLRTVLRHAGAVRIDHIIGLFRLWWIPQGNSPADATYVRYDHDAMIGILALEAHRAGAVVIGEDLGNVEPWVRDYLSERGVLGTSILWFEKDGEGRPLPPEDYRRLALSSVTTHDLPPTAGYLAEEHVALRERLGLLTEPVEQVRRAARAEREAMLAALRERGLVGDDPSEREVVEALHRYVLRTPSVLVGVSLADAVGERRAQNQPGTDREYPNWRVPLADGAGRMVLLDDLFRTARLRSLAAVLAEG, from the coding sequence GTGGCCGAAGACACACCGCCTCCGTCGGAGTCCTTGGTGCGCCTCGCGCAGGCGCACGGCGTCGCCCCCGAGTTCCAGGAGTTCAACGGCGGGATGCGCCGGGTGCCCGCCACGACGCTGGTCGCCGTGCTCGGGGCGCTGGGCGTCGACGCCACGTCGCCCGAGCGGGTCGAGGTCGCGCTGCGGCACGCCGAGGACGCCCCGTGGCGCCGCGTGCTGCCGCCGGTCACGGTGCTCCGGCAGTCGCAGGAGGCGCACGTCCCGGTGCACGTCACGCACGGCGACCCGGTGCAGGCGTGGATCGAGCTCGACGCCGCCGAGGGGCACGGCCGGCGCGCCGCCGGGGCGGAGCCGGCGCGGGTCGACCTGGAGCAGGCGGACGTCTACGTCGAGCCCCGCACCGTCGACGGCCGGGAGGTCGGCCGCGCGACGTTCGTCGTCCCGCCCGGGCTGCCGCTCGGCTGGCACCTGCTGCGCGCGACGGGCCCGTCCGGCGACGCGGCGGCCCCGCTCGCGGTGACCCCCGACCGGCTGGAGCTCCCCGCGGCGCTGGACGAGAAGCGCGCCTGGGGGCTCATGGTCCAGCTCTACTCGGTGCGGTCCAGCCGGTCCTGGGGCGCCGGCGACCTGCGCGACCTCGCGGACCTGGCCTGGCTGTCCGGGCACGAGGCCGGCGCGCAGTTCCTGCTGGTCAACCCGCTGCACGCCGCGGAGCCGGTGCCCCCCGTCACCCCGTCGCCCTACCTGCCGACCACCCGGCGGTTCGTGAACCCGCTGTACCTCCGCGTGGAGGACGTGGACGAGACCGCGTACCTGTCGTCCGCCGACCGCGCGCTCGTGGAGTGGTCCGCCGAGCAGGCGCTCGCCCTGGACGCCGACGAGGGCCCGATCGACCGGGACGTCGTCTGGGCCGCGAAGAAGGCCGCGCTCGACGTGGTGTTCGCGGTGCCGCGGTCCGCGGCCCGGCAGTCGGCGTTCGAGGACTTCCGGCGCCGCGAGGGCCGGGGGCTCGAGGACTTCGCCCTGTGGTGCGCGCTCGTCGAGCAGCACGGCCCCGGACCCTGGCCGGCGGACCTGCGCGACCCGGCCGCCCCCGGCGCGCTGCGGGCCCGCACGGAGCTCGCGGACCGGGTGGAGTTCTTCTGCTGGCTGCAGTGGCTCGCCGACGAGCAGCTCGCGACCGTGCAGCGGACGGCCCACGGCGCCGGCATGTCGCTCGGGGTGATGCACGACCTCGCGGTCGGCGTGCACCCGTCCGGCGCGGACGTCTGGGCGCTCGGTGGCGTGCTCGCCCGCGGCGCGTCCGTGGGCGCCCCGCCGGACATGTACAACCAGCAGGGCCAGGACTGGTCGCAGCCGCCGTGGCACCCCGAGGAGCTGGCCCGCGTCGCGTACCGGCCCTACCGGGACATGCTCCGCACGGTGCTCCGGCACGCGGGCGCGGTGCGGATCGACCACATCATCGGGCTGTTCCGGCTGTGGTGGATCCCGCAGGGCAACAGCCCGGCCGACGCCACGTACGTCCGGTACGACCACGACGCCATGATCGGCATCCTCGCGCTCGAGGCGCACCGCGCCGGCGCCGTCGTCATCGGCGAGGATCTCGGCAACGTCGAACCCTGGGTCCGCGACTACCTGTCCGAGCGGGGTGTGCTCGGCACGTCCATCCTCTGGTTCGAGAAGGACGGCGAGGGCCGGCCGCTGCCGCCCGAGGACTACCGCCGCCTCGCCCTGTCCTCCGTCACGACGCACGACCTGCCGCCGACCGCCGGGTACCTCGCCGAGGAGCACGTCGCCCTGCGCGAGCGCCTGGGCCTGCTGACCGAGCCGGTCGAGCAGGTGCGGCGCGCCGCGCGCGCCGAGCGGGAGGCGATGCTGGCCGCGCTGCGCGAACGCGGGCTGGTGGGGGACGACCCGTCCGAGCGCGAGGTCGTCGAGGCGCTGCACCGGTACGTGCTGCGGACGCCGAGCGTGCTCGTCGGGGTGTCGCTCGCGGACGCCGTGGGGGAGCGACGGGCGCAGAACCAGCCCGGCACCGACCGGGAGTACCCGAACTGGCGGGTGCCGCTCGCCGACGGCGCGGGCCGGATGGTGCTGCTCGACGACCTGTTCCGCACCGCCCGGCTGCGCTCGCTCGCCGCCGTCCTCGCCGAGGGCTGA
- a CDS encoding prolyl oligopeptidase family serine peptidase — translation MTTDATATSAAPGAAAGYPAARRLDLVEDLHGRAVADPYRWLEDAASEETEAWSTAQDDLYAAYRARVTAGDLADGPLATGPLTARLGALLGAGFVGPPAWRGERRFFTRRTGDQEHAVVVVAEPDPDAPGGERERVLVDPVAIDPAGTTTLDAWQPSKEGELLAYQVSHGGTEESVLHVLDVATGEPVDGPVDRARYSPVAWEPGGRAFFYVRRLAPGLLPEDERQYHRRVWRHVVGTDAAEDLEVFGAGLDMTNYYGVSVSRDGRWLLVDASAGTAPRTDVWIADLAATEPGTVPAFREVAVGYDAEIGAWVGRDGRLYLHTTLDADRGRLAVADPEEPGVPHWRTLLPEDPEAVLEDVAVVDGGGDATTPLRLLAAWRRHAVSEVTAHDPATGERLPGEAGTVALPGLGSVGGLVTRPDGGPDVWFTYTDHTTVTQVHRYDAGTGATTLWAAPPGAVADLPDVRVQRLVATSDDGTEVRAFVVARADALDADGRPIAPAPTILYGYGGFQISLDPAYSATTLAWVEAGGVYVVANLRGGGEEGEAWHRAGRRAHKQHVFDDFHAVARLLVDTGWTTPDRLACWGGSNGGLLVGAALTQQPGLFAAVVCSAPLLDMVRYQRFGLGVTWTDEYGDAGTPRELDWLLSYSPYHRVVEGTRYPSTLFTIFDGDTRVDPLHARKLAAALQAATSAPVADAPVLVRREKGVGHGGRALSRTVALTVEQLQFVADRTGLAGR, via the coding sequence ATGACCACGGACGCCACCGCCACCTCCGCCGCGCCCGGCGCCGCCGCCGGCTACCCCGCCGCCCGCCGGCTCGACCTGGTCGAGGACCTGCACGGCCGCGCCGTCGCCGACCCGTACCGCTGGCTCGAGGACGCGGCGTCGGAGGAGACCGAGGCGTGGTCGACGGCGCAGGACGACCTGTACGCCGCGTACCGCGCCCGGGTCACGGCCGGCGACCTGGCGGACGGCCCGCTGGCGACCGGCCCGCTGACCGCCCGGCTGGGCGCCCTGCTCGGCGCCGGGTTCGTCGGCCCGCCCGCGTGGCGCGGCGAGCGGCGGTTCTTCACCCGGCGCACCGGCGACCAGGAGCACGCCGTCGTCGTCGTGGCCGAGCCCGACCCGGACGCCCCCGGCGGCGAGCGCGAGCGGGTGCTGGTCGACCCGGTGGCGATCGACCCCGCGGGCACGACGACGCTGGACGCCTGGCAGCCCAGCAAGGAGGGCGAGCTGCTCGCCTACCAGGTGTCGCACGGCGGCACCGAGGAGAGCGTGCTGCACGTGCTCGACGTCGCGACCGGCGAGCCGGTGGACGGGCCCGTCGACCGCGCGCGGTACTCCCCCGTCGCCTGGGAGCCGGGCGGCCGGGCCTTCTTCTACGTCCGCCGGCTGGCGCCCGGCCTGCTGCCCGAGGACGAGCGGCAGTACCACCGCCGGGTGTGGCGGCACGTCGTGGGCACCGACGCCGCCGAGGACCTCGAGGTCTTCGGCGCCGGGCTCGACATGACGAACTACTACGGCGTCTCGGTGTCCCGGGACGGCCGCTGGCTGCTGGTCGACGCCTCCGCCGGCACCGCGCCGCGCACCGACGTGTGGATCGCCGACCTCGCCGCGACCGAGCCCGGCACGGTCCCGGCGTTCCGCGAGGTCGCCGTCGGGTACGACGCCGAGATCGGCGCGTGGGTCGGCCGCGACGGCCGGCTGTACCTGCACACCACGCTCGACGCGGACCGCGGCCGCCTGGCCGTCGCCGACCCCGAGGAGCCGGGCGTCCCGCACTGGCGCACGCTGCTGCCCGAGGACCCCGAGGCCGTGCTGGAGGACGTCGCCGTCGTGGACGGCGGCGGCGACGCCACGACCCCCCTGCGGCTGCTGGCGGCCTGGCGCCGGCACGCGGTCAGCGAGGTCACCGCGCACGACCCCGCGACCGGCGAGCGGCTGCCGGGCGAGGCCGGCACGGTCGCGCTGCCGGGGCTGGGCTCGGTCGGCGGCCTCGTCACCCGGCCCGACGGCGGCCCCGACGTGTGGTTCACCTACACCGACCACACCACGGTCACGCAGGTGCACCGGTACGACGCCGGCACCGGCGCGACGACGCTCTGGGCCGCACCGCCCGGGGCGGTCGCCGACCTGCCGGACGTGCGGGTGCAGCGCCTCGTCGCGACCAGCGACGACGGCACCGAGGTGCGGGCGTTCGTCGTGGCGCGGGCCGACGCGCTCGACGCCGACGGCCGCCCGATCGCCCCCGCGCCGACGATCCTCTACGGCTACGGCGGCTTCCAGATCTCCCTGGACCCGGCGTACTCCGCGACCACCCTCGCGTGGGTCGAGGCCGGCGGCGTCTACGTCGTCGCGAACCTGCGCGGCGGCGGCGAGGAGGGCGAGGCGTGGCACCGCGCCGGGCGCCGCGCGCACAAGCAGCACGTGTTCGACGACTTCCACGCCGTGGCCCGGCTGCTCGTGGACACCGGCTGGACCACGCCGGACCGGCTGGCGTGCTGGGGCGGGTCCAACGGCGGCCTGCTCGTCGGCGCCGCGCTGACCCAGCAGCCCGGGCTGTTCGCCGCCGTCGTCTGCTCCGCGCCGCTGCTCGACATGGTCCGGTACCAGCGGTTCGGCCTCGGGGTGACCTGGACCGACGAGTACGGCGACGCCGGCACCCCGCGCGAGCTCGACTGGCTGCTGTCGTACTCCCCGTACCACCGCGTGGTCGAGGGCACCCGGTACCCGTCGACGCTGTTCACGATCTTCGACGGCGACACCCGCGTCGACCCGCTGCACGCCCGCAAGCTCGCGGCGGCGCTCCAGGCGGCCACGTCGGCGCCCGTCGCCGACGCGCCGGTGCTGGTGCGGCGGGAGAAGGGCGTCGGGCACGGCGGGCGGGCGCTGTCGCGCACGGTCGCGCTGACGGTCGAGCAGCTCCAGTTCGTGGCGGACCGCACGGGGCTCGCGGGGCGCTGA
- a CDS encoding mechanosensitive ion channel family protein — translation MIWSSLPSVLPFADEPAPTEQLTDGANAVVDWLLGPGLRIALIIVIGGVSLLLVRRLIKAVTEHIADGTSLLQRGIVRPLGGAEVAAALRKVTPVANARRTQRARTIGSVLRSTAGIVIGSIVVLLILDQLGVNIAPFIASAGIVGVAFGFGAQSLVKDFLSGLFMLLEDQYGVGDVVDAGPAQGTVEAVGLRVTKIRDSEGTLWYVPNGSMLRVGNKTQGWANAVVEVKVDYFADLDEVREILVAAAARLAEDPELGEAVEGSASVTTAEDLTFDAVTVRVTQRTAPSRQWAVARALRASVREALEAAGVPLAGQRELLDAHRERLAGGADVEPAPEEDR, via the coding sequence GTGATCTGGTCGTCCCTCCCCTCCGTGCTGCCCTTCGCCGACGAGCCCGCCCCCACCGAGCAGCTGACCGACGGCGCGAACGCGGTCGTCGACTGGCTGCTCGGCCCCGGCCTGCGCATCGCGCTCATCATCGTGATCGGCGGCGTCAGCCTGCTGCTGGTCCGGCGCCTCATCAAGGCCGTCACCGAGCACATCGCCGACGGCACCTCCCTGCTGCAGCGCGGCATCGTCCGCCCGCTCGGCGGTGCCGAGGTGGCCGCCGCCCTGCGCAAGGTCACCCCCGTGGCGAACGCCCGCCGCACCCAGCGCGCGCGCACGATCGGCTCGGTCCTGCGGTCCACCGCGGGCATCGTCATCGGGTCGATCGTGGTGCTGCTGATCCTCGACCAGCTCGGCGTGAACATCGCCCCGTTCATCGCGTCGGCCGGGATCGTCGGCGTCGCGTTCGGCTTCGGCGCCCAGAGCCTGGTGAAGGACTTCCTGTCCGGCCTCTTCATGCTGCTGGAGGACCAGTACGGCGTCGGCGACGTGGTGGACGCGGGGCCCGCGCAGGGCACCGTCGAGGCCGTCGGGCTGCGGGTGACGAAGATCCGCGACTCCGAGGGCACGCTCTGGTACGTCCCGAACGGCTCGATGCTCCGCGTCGGCAACAAGACCCAGGGCTGGGCGAACGCCGTCGTCGAGGTGAAGGTCGACTACTTCGCCGACCTCGACGAGGTGCGCGAGATCCTGGTCGCCGCCGCCGCGCGGCTCGCGGAGGACCCCGAGCTCGGCGAGGCCGTCGAGGGCTCCGCGAGCGTCACGACCGCGGAGGACCTGACGTTCGACGCCGTCACGGTGCGCGTCACCCAGCGGACCGCGCCGTCCCGGCAGTGGGCCGTGGCCCGGGCGCTGCGCGCGTCCGTCCGCGAGGCGCTGGAGGCCGCGGGCGTGCCGCTCGCCGGCCAGCGGGAGCTCCTGGACGCGCACCGCGAGCGTCTCGCGGGCGGCGCCGACGTCGAGCCGGCCCCCGAGGAGGACCGCTGA
- a CDS encoding glucose PTS transporter subunit EIIB produces the protein MSKAEQILVALGGGGNVVDLEPCITRLRVEVTDPQQVDDAALKATGAFGVVRSGRIVQVIVGPEADNLAAELDTLR, from the coding sequence ATGAGCAAGGCAGAGCAGATCCTGGTGGCGCTGGGCGGCGGCGGCAACGTCGTCGACCTGGAGCCGTGCATCACGCGGCTGCGGGTCGAGGTGACCGACCCGCAGCAGGTCGACGACGCGGCGCTGAAGGCGACCGGCGCGTTCGGCGTCGTGCGGTCCGGCCGCATCGTGCAGGTCATCGTGGGCCCCGAGGCGGACAACCTCGCTGCGGAGCTCGACACCCTGCGCTGA
- a CDS encoding globin — translation MTAQPPPSQHPAPGSGPTALPLTAVTTPAEPRERDAFYEQVGGHDTFVRLVDRFYEGVAADPVLAPMYPPGDLGPARRRLTMFLEQYWGGPTTYSAERGHPRLRMRHAPFPVDTDARDRWLAHMRDAVDSLGLPPMHHAVLWDYLERAAHSLVNTASHP, via the coding sequence ATGACCGCCCAGCCGCCACCCTCGCAGCACCCCGCGCCCGGGTCCGGACCGACGGCGCTGCCCCTGACCGCCGTCACGACCCCGGCCGAGCCGCGGGAGCGCGACGCGTTCTACGAGCAGGTCGGCGGCCACGACACGTTCGTCCGCCTGGTCGACCGGTTCTACGAGGGCGTCGCGGCCGACCCGGTGCTCGCCCCGATGTACCCGCCAGGAGACCTCGGCCCGGCCCGCCGGCGGCTGACGATGTTCCTCGAGCAGTACTGGGGCGGCCCGACCACCTACTCGGCCGAGCGGGGGCACCCCCGGCTGCGGATGCGGCACGCCCCGTTCCCCGTCGACACCGACGCCCGGGACCGGTGGCTCGCCCACATGCGGGACGCGGTCGACTCGCTCGGGCTGCCCCCGATGCACCACGCAGTGCTCTGGGACTACCTGGAGCGGGCGGCCCACTCACTCGTCAACACCGCCTCGCACCCGTGA
- a CDS encoding acyl-CoA thioesterase produces MTDAAAPGATAPTTDPIAALLDLLDVAPAGTDEFTASNLPKPDGRVFGGQVIAQALVAAGRTVPEGRLPHSLHGYFLRAGDTTRPIDLSVERLRDGRSFSARRTHAAQGDGPILSMIASFQEHQPGVELGQPMPDVPAPEDVESAMDRMGHLDHPLARFWTHESAFDVRHVGGSLYLGPAPAPDGRQRVWMRTKGALPDDALLHRAVLAFACDQIMLEPVLRRAGLSWLTPGLSVASLDHAMWWHRDVRVDDWLLFDQDSPTAQGGRGLGSTRVFRRDGVLVATIAQEGMVRVPD; encoded by the coding sequence GTGACCGACGCAGCAGCCCCGGGCGCGACCGCCCCGACCACGGACCCGATCGCCGCCCTCCTGGACCTGCTGGACGTCGCGCCGGCCGGGACGGACGAGTTCACCGCCTCGAACCTCCCGAAGCCGGACGGCCGGGTGTTCGGCGGCCAGGTGATCGCCCAGGCGCTGGTCGCCGCCGGGCGCACGGTGCCCGAGGGCCGGCTGCCGCACTCGCTGCACGGGTACTTCCTGCGCGCCGGCGACACGACGCGGCCGATCGACCTGTCGGTGGAGCGGCTGCGCGACGGCCGGTCCTTCTCGGCCCGCCGCACGCACGCGGCGCAGGGCGACGGCCCGATCCTGTCGATGATCGCGTCCTTCCAGGAGCACCAGCCGGGCGTCGAGCTCGGCCAGCCGATGCCGGACGTGCCCGCGCCGGAGGACGTCGAGTCGGCGATGGACCGGATGGGCCACCTCGACCACCCGCTCGCCCGGTTCTGGACGCACGAGAGCGCGTTCGACGTCCGGCACGTCGGCGGCTCGCTGTACCTCGGCCCGGCGCCCGCGCCCGACGGCCGGCAGCGGGTGTGGATGCGCACCAAGGGCGCCCTGCCCGACGACGCGCTGCTGCACCGCGCGGTGCTGGCGTTCGCGTGCGACCAGATCATGCTCGAGCCGGTGCTGCGCCGCGCCGGCCTGTCCTGGCTGACCCCGGGGCTGTCGGTGGCGAGCCTGGACCACGCGATGTGGTGGCACCGGGACGTGCGGGTGGACGACTGGCTGCTGTTCGACCAGGACAGCCCCACCGCGCAGGGCGGCCGCGGCCTGGGCAGCACCCGGGTGTTCCGCCGCGACGGCGTGCTGGTCGCGACGATCGCGCAGGAGGGCATGGTCCGGGTCCCGGACTGA